TTTGAATTGGTTAATTCTACGAAAGACTACTGCAAGCCTCATTTGTACAGCTCGCTATGTGTACCAAAACAGATGGGATACTAATTTTGCGCTAGCGAgtaattcaatttttttttttttttttttttcctattgtACGCGCAGCTAGTGTGCAGCGAATGGGGATACTATTCAGTTTACTTTGAAAGTAGCAACAAGTGGCACGCTACAAGTGGGAACAACTTGCGCGTTTTCTATCTTTTTGGTGATCCGCGACATGACGGGTGCGTATTGGGGCTATTCATATAAAGGCGACGTGAGaacatgttttttatttttttttccttttctttcccatttggatCTGCTCCCCCCTCagtgaaattaaaaaaaacaacaatgTAACACCAGCTGCCATGTGTGTGCTACCTGCATGGGATAGGCCCTGCTAAGTTGCGTAGTTAATTACTATTACAGGAGGGGGCATACGTATGGATACTTCCCCACCgtaacgtgaaaaaaaaaaaaatcagcagGTTTTTCCCCATTGATATTCCACCCCATTTTGAACTTAACCTCGCTGTGCAAAATATGTGTCTCACTTTGGAGAAATTGCTACATGCCCGTTCTGGCAACAATGCCCCATTGGCgtaaaagggtgaaaaaggaaaaaatggtgaaagtaaaaaaagggggaaggagatAATACAAACAAATGACACTTCTCCCACAGTACGGTTAATAGAtcacttgttttttttttttaattttaaattttaagtgTTAACTTGTTTTCGTAACGGAGGGGGGCAGTACGGGcgctatatatttttttttttttcacgtggAAACTTTCGCGAAATGGAGGGTGATTAATAAAGCATATATAACGGGGAGGGATAGGCACGGCTCATATTGCGGGTTGGCGCGATACGTTAGCAGTTAAGCCTCGGGGAAATGGCATCCACTGATGGAATTGCGCGCTGGTGGGAGGTTCCATTGCTACGCCACGTTGTCACAATAATGTATGCAGCTTCCTCTTCGCattgcttcccttttttttctttcattcccTGCGACACTGTTCTACCTTTTGTGACCCCGCGGGAGCGTAAGGGGTTTTCAAAATTGGTGCACtgcgaaaaaaacgaatggcATAATTCACGCGATGGTTAACGGTACATCACGCTTTACTTGAACCTGTTGGAGAGAGGGGGTGCCTTACGCGAAAGGGTGTTTCATAAGTCCCACAATCTTCAGCCGAAGTAGTATTACATGGCGAAGTAGGCACCTGCTGAACGGAACGCCGACTTGACATCCATATGGGGCATACGAacaaaagtaaaaagttAACCATTAATAACGCATTCCGACCTGCAGCAtcgaagaagcaaaatgggCCACGCGGTTAAACGTTAAACACATGAAAAGGATCCGCCACAAAGTTCGGATATTCCCTTCTGCAGTatgaacggaaaaaaaaaaaaaaaaaaaaaaaacactactCCAGCGCGAGAGAAACCAacttaaaagggaaaaccaTTCTTTAATATTCCGAACGAACCAACGCAGAGagagaatatatttttcctatttaaaTAGTTCCATCTGCTGAACTTTGAagtttcccaattttttttttttttcccgtcgtaaaaaagttacattgttatttttttttttacctcttcAAAAAGTGTACCCCTGCTTATTATGATATTTTGAATGAACCTCCCCCATAGAgattaaaagaaggaaaaaaaaaaaaaaggtaagcAAACGAATGACAACGTGGAGGAAGTACATAGATTAATGGACTCCCCTTCATACGTACGACTTCATGAGGAAAAATTGcttaaaagaatgaaaagaaaaaaaaagcagcgcCGCTGATATGGTGATATatgtttatgttttttccatGTGGTGATCTGCTCCCCTCAACTGTATACCAACGGAGGTTGTTTTCCACTTTGCCGTGTGGATGTCGCACGTTTGACCAACGCAACCAATTTGCAGTGCTTGTTTGCCTTCATCGTTCACCCCCCCTCCTAACCTTGTATCGTAGTATACCCCACCATCGGAAGCACAAAATGGAGTCGACAACAGCCGATATTaagctttttaaaaaatggtcCTACGAAGATGTGAACATTGCGGACTTGTCACTGGTAAGGAGGGCACCACATGAGAATGTGCCATACCCCCCCTACGTCACTGCGTAAAATGTATAAACCGGGAGAGTAACTTCTTCACATAGAGAGGTGCCTCCACATTGTTACGATTTTCCCCCCTCATAGGTTGACTGCATTGCAGTGTCACAGAAGGCCTGCGTATACACGCCACACACCGCAGGGCGATACCAGAAAAAGAGATTCAGGAAGGCCCTCTGCCCAATTGTGGAACGTTTGGTCAACTCAATGATGATGCATGGAAGGAACAACGGAAAGAAGTTAAAGGCAATTCGAATTGTTGCATATGCATTCGAAATTATTCACCTCATGACAGGAGAAAACCCCATCCAGGTGTATGTAAATGCTGTGCAGAAAGGTGGACCAAGGGAAGACTCCACTCGAATTGGTTCAGCTGGTGTTGTTAGAAGACAAGCAGTTGACGTGTCTCCACTGAGACGAGTAAACCAAGCAATCTACCTCATCTGTACTGGTGCCAGAAACGCCGCCTTTAGAAATATTAAATCCATTTCTGAGTGTCTCGCAGAGGAAATTATTAACTGTGCGAATGAGTCCTCCAGTTCCTATGCTATTAAGAAGAAGGACGAAATTGAGAGAGTTGCCAAGGCCAACCGATAAATGGGGAGAATGCgcctttatttattcattttttttttccccatttttacgACATCGTGGTGAggttaaagaaagaaaaaaaaaatatgcccgCTGTACTATGTCATGAAAATTTACCTGACTTGGTcaggtaactttttttttttttttttttttttttcccacccgAACTGAACAAACGCGTTTTTACTTCCACCCAGTTGTAATTAAGGTTAACGTTTtatacatgcaaaaaaaaaatgggggagtgggaaaataaaatagcgCAGTGTGTGGCAACATCACATAAATGTGATCCGCTTGGCGTGACACATTGTTTCATCGCCTTACGCACGATTGCACCCCCTCCGTGCTGTGTATTCGCGCACGTATAAGTGGAAAAGCGTAAAGTGACACACCTGCAACATGGGAAACACACCAGAGGGGAACGGCCTCCCCGAAGCGACTGGCACACTCTGCAGGAAGTACAGAAAGGTACATATAAGAATGCCCTTGGTGAGCAGCATCGACAAAATGCTCGTCACAAAAATAGTTTTATAAGTATCGTTTATGAAGGTAagaatttctttcttccttttgaagTTGGACAGGGACGTTCTGATGTGCTTTTCAAGTGAATTCACTCGGTTGGAACTCACTGCTTTGTCTTCTCCCTGATTCGACTGTGAGCACTTCATCCCATCGGGGGGGAGATAAACACAGTggcgtttttttctcttcctcttcctcttcttttctgttcCCCTTTGGAGGTATGTTCCGTTGAAGAGTATGGACGTGTTGgtaccttcctcccttcgaTTCACATCATTTAGGAGGTGCCCAACTGAAAAACCGTCGTCCCCCTTTTCGTTTAAACAGGTGCCCACCCCTTCGACGCCTTCTAATTTGTCCCTTTCATATGTACCGATATGGTGATGTAATTCGTTGTGAGTGTTTGCCTGTGAGTgaggtttttccttctgcttgtATAGAGAAGGGCCCCCAATGTGCTCATCCCCTTCACCATTTCTAATTCGAGCATTGTTGCTGCGTTCGCTGATGCTGTCCCCGCTGATGCTCCCCCCTTCAGTGTCCGTTTCGATAACGGAGGGGAAGTACAACGAGGTATAACTCCGCTTATCATTCAGGTTCCTTATTTTGGGGCTCCCCAAATTGaatcccttttttccacttccgtTGTGTCTTTCAGGGGAGGCTACCTCACCACCCTGGATGACATTGAATTTTCTGCGCTCCCTCAGCGTGGGACACTTCAAGAAGGAACCTTCCCTTGAGCTGCTCTCCTCCTCCAGTTCGTCCCCGTCTCCTCCACCGCCCCTACAATATTGGTGGTAAAAATGTTTGTACTTGTGAGCATTTGTCCTGACCCGCTCGCATAGCTCCCCCTGACTACCTGAACTCTCCTCATGTGCATGACTACCCGAATGTTCGTgcaccccctttttcataTGATGCTTCTCCCCTGGATTAGAAGAATCACCATTCTCTTCGCTTCGAGTCTTCCCCCCCAGTTGTGCATTAGAAGACTTCGTTTCGAGGTGGGGACGCACCCCTTTGTTGTTTCCACCACTGGTATTGTCTTCTTCATCCGAGTTCGTCCCCGCCGCTTTGCCTTTGTGCCTTTTTACGCAGTTAGTTCCTACTTGGGAGGTTGCATTCCGTGGGGGTGACATACCCCCTTGGCGAGCTCCTTCGGGGGAGTTCATCCTATTGGGGCGTACCCCCCCTGGGGTGGATTCCTCTCCCTTCCCGACATCGCACCAACGAAAGGGACTTAGACGCCGCTCCAACCAGTCCACCCATAAGTTAATACAACTAGGGAAGAACCACTCCTTCTTTAAACTGACACGAAAagcatttctccttttatgcTCTCCCGTTTGGGTGTGCAACGCGTGTCCACCACCGGGACGATggaggttttttttccaaagtcTTTCAACAGCGAAATAGCATAAGAAGAGGAGTAGGTCCactttgctaatttttttttttttttttttccctcaggTAGCCATTTATATAACCCCTTTTTACTGCCCCTAGGATGTTAATTA
This region of Plasmodium coatneyi strain Hackeri chromosome 3, complete sequence genomic DNA includes:
- a CDS encoding 40S ribosomal protein S5, producing the protein MESTTADIKLFKKWSYEDVNIADLSLVDCIAVSQKACVYTPHTAGRYQKKRFRKALCPIVERLVNSMMMHGRNNGKKLKAIRIVAYAFEIIHLMTGENPIQVYVNAVQKGGPREDSTRIGSAGVVRRQAVDVSPLRRVNQAIYLICTGARNAAFRNIKSISECLAEEIINCANESSSSYAIKKKDEIERVAKANR